From Zingiber officinale cultivar Zhangliang chromosome 5B, Zo_v1.1, whole genome shotgun sequence, the proteins below share one genomic window:
- the LOC121986103 gene encoding exocyst complex component EXO70B1-like, with amino-acid sequence MAAAAAAARGDGQEKVIAAAKHIVSSLGNSKSATEDMIRILSGFDNRLSIINDLFPPSAVADDDGDAQVDGVDDSEAELRLEAAQKVVLRWDASDSLLWESSPEDAEEYLAAVNYLIFLAGYGTSPAVSIADDLVTRAEVALQISMSRLEEEFRHLMVRNAVPLDSNDLCSSIRCLSLSSASDGGEPIDDFESSVDDENHHHQLQQQQQPASEQLEGSPKDRSGSTLVDDRCLDLIHPEVVADLKVIADHMILAKYDRELHQVYCTVRRDILDECLSILGIDRISIEEVQRIEWRMLDDKMKKWIQALKIIVRILLWGERRLCDHILAASEELKEECFMETVKGPVMQLLNFGDAITICQRSAEKLFRMLDMHDALADVLPDLQALFAGDPKDLICEAVEGILKRLGDSVKRTLMEFGNAIQREPSRRPTQGGEIHPMARYVLNYVKLLADYMDTLNFLLENEVIGGDQGNAESYGNSRISDGENLESMTPLGHHILVIISYLEFNLDEKSKIYEDGAMRYIFLMNNINYIVNKVKDSDLGKLLGDHWIRKHRSQIRQYARSYLRTSWIKVLSCMKDDGFGSGSSSSVSKVTPKDKFKNFNLAFEEIYRVQTTWKVPDPQLREELRILVSEAVIPAYRSFMGRFGSQLGGRQATRHMKYTPDDLESNLSDLFEGLPGFAPRKKT; translated from the coding sequence ATGGCggctgcggcggcggcggcgagggGCGACGGGCAGGAGAAGGTGATCGCCGCGGCGAAGCACATCGTCAGCAGCCTCGGCAACTCCAAGAGCGCCACCGAGGACATGATCCGCATCCTCTCCGGCTTTGACAATCGCCTCTCCATCATCAACGACCTCTTCCCCCCTTCCGCTGTCGCGGACGACGACGGAGACGCCCAAGTGGATGGTGTAGATGATTCGGAGGCCGAGCTCCGACTCGAGGCCGCCCAGAAGGTCGTCCTCCGCTGGGACGCCTCCGATTCCCTTTTGTGGGAGTCTTCCCCCGAGGATGCCGAGGAGTACCTCGCTGCTGTCAATTATCTCATATTCTTAGCGGGATACGGTACCTCTCCAGCCGTCTCCATTGCGGACGACCTCGTCACTCGTGCGGAGGTCGCGCTTCAGATATCAATGTCTCGCCTTGAAGAGGAGTTCCGCCATCTGATGGTCCGGAATGCCGTTCCTTTGGACTCCAACGATTTGTGCTCCTCCATTCGCTGTCTCTCTCTCTCGTCTGCATCCGACGGCGGTGAGCCTATAGATGACTTTGAGAGCTCCGTCGATGATGAAAATCACCACCACCAACTCCAGCAGCAACAACAGCCGGCATCAGAACAGCTGGAAGGTAGCCCTAAGGATAGATCCGGGAGCACTCTTGTGGATGATCGGTGCTTAGATCTGATCCATCCCGAAGTTGTTGCTGATCTCAAGGTGATCGCGGATCATATGATCTTGGCCAAGTATGACCGTGAGCTCCATCAGGTGTACTGCACTGTGCGACGGGATATTCTGGATGAGTGCCTCTCTATTCTTGGTATTGATAGGATAAGCATTGAAGAGGTACAGAGAATTGAGTGGAGGATGCTGGATGACAAGATGAAGAAGTGGATTCAGGCCCTGAAAATCATAGTTCGAATTCTGCTCTGGGGAGAGAGGCGGCTCTGTGATCATATTCTTGCTGCCTCAGAGGAGCTTAAGGAGGAGTGCTTCATGGAGACAGTTAAGGGGCCGGTCATGCAGCTGCTCAACTTTGGCGATGCCATTACAATATGCCAGCGGTCTGCTGAAAAGCTCTTTCGTATGCTGGATATGCATGATGCCCTGGCTGATGTTTTACCAGATCTCCAGGCCTTGTTTGCCGGAGACCCAAAGGACCTTATATGTGAAGCAGTAGAGGGGATTCTCAAAAGGTTAGGGGATTCTGTAAAAAGAACTCTCATGGAATTTGGCAATGCAATCCAGAGGGAACCATCTCGGAGGCCAACACAGGGAGGGGAGATCCATCCCATGGCGCGATATGTGTTGAACTATGTGAAATTACTGGCGGATTACATGGATACACTAAATTTTCTTTTAGAAAATGAAGTGATTGGCGGTGATCAGGGAAATGCTGAATCTTATGGTAATAGTAGGATCTCTGATGGAGAGAATCTGGAGAGTATGACTCCATTAGGTCACCATATACTTGTGATAATTTCATATTTAGAATTTAACCTGGATGAAAAATCTAAAATATATGAAGATGGAGCAATGAGGTATATATTTTTGATGAACAATATAAATTACATTGTCAATAAAGTCAAGGATTCAGATCTTGGGAAGCTTTTGGGAGACCACTGGATAAGAAAGCACCGCAGCCAAATTCGGCAGTATGCCAGAAGCTACCTTAGAACTTCCTGGATCAAAGTGTTATCATGTATGAAAGATGATGGATTTGGGAGTGGTAGCTCCAGCAGTGTCTCAAAGGTCACTCCGAAGGACAAATTCAAAAACTTCAACTTGGCATTTGAAGAAATCTATAGGGTTCAGACAACTTGGAAGGTTCCAGATCCTCAACTCCGAGAAGAATTGAGAATTTTAGTATCAGAGGCGGTCATCCCAGCATATCGCTCATTTATGGGAAGGTTTGGTAGTCAATTAGGTGGAAGACAAGCAACAAGACATATGAAGTATACACCAGATGATTTGGAGAGCAATCTTTCAGATCTGTTTGAAGGTTTGCCTGGATTCGCTCcaagaaaaaaaacttag
- the LOC121986104 gene encoding photosystem I chlorophyll a/b-binding protein 2, chloroplastic-like produces the protein MASLCASSSALAAAAGASFLTGRRLRQGGSRPALQTPRRAFSVSAVAAPDRPIWFPGSTPPPWLDGSLPGDFGFDPLGLGSDPESLRWNQQAELVHCRWAMLGAAGIFIPEFLTKIGILNTPSWYEAGKLEYFTDTTTLFVIELILIGWAEGRRWADIIKPGSVNTDPVFPNNKLTGTDVGYPGGLWFDPLGWGTGSPESLKELRTKEIKNGRLAMLAVMGAWFQAVYTGTGPIDNLFSHLADPGHNTVFAAFTPQ, from the exons ATGGCTTCACTCTGTGCCTCCTCCTCTGCTCTCGCAGCAGCCGCCGGAGCTTCCTTCCTCACGGGAAGGAGATTAAGGCAGGGAGGAAGTCGGCCGGCTTTGCAAACCCCCCGCCGGGCCTTCTCCGTCTCCGCCGTCGCTGCGCCGGACAGACCCATCTGGTTCCCCGGAAGCACTCCTCCTCCATGGCTCGACGGCAGCCTTCCCGGAGACTTCGGTTTCGATCCCCTCGGCCTCG GGTCGGATCCGGAGAGCCTGCGGTGGAACCAGCAGGCGGAGCTGGTGCACTGCCGGTGGGCGATGCTGGGCGCCGCCGGCATATTCATCCCCGAGTTCCTCACCAAGATCGGCATCCTGAACACGCCGTCGTGGTACGAGGCGGGGAAGCTGGAGTACTTCACCGACACCACCACCCTGTTCGTGATCGAGCTCATCCTGATCGGGTGGGCGGAGGGGCGGCGGTGGGCCGACATCATCAAGCCCGGGAGTGTCAACACCGACCCCGTCTTCCCCAACAACAAGCTCACCGGCACCGACGTCGGCTACCCCGGAGGCCTCTGGTTCGACCCCCTCGGCTGGGGCACCGGCTCCCCGGAGAGCCTCAAGGAGCTGCGCACCAAGGAGATCAAGAACGGTCGCCTCGCCATGTTGGCCGTCATGGGCGCCTGGTTCCAGGCCGTCTACACCGGCACCGGCCCCATCGACAACCTCTTCTCCCACCTCGCCGACCCCGGCCATAACACCGTTTTCGCC GCCTTCACTCCACAGTGA